One Rosa chinensis cultivar Old Blush chromosome 5, RchiOBHm-V2, whole genome shotgun sequence genomic region harbors:
- the LOC112203842 gene encoding uncharacterized protein LOC112203842, which translates to MMEDYFVERLVFSEEVFRTRYRMSHNRISSDLCRYDSYFVQKSDAAGKVGLLSQQKLICSLRMLAYGAGADQCTEYCWLAKSTSIEALKQFTRGIINLYSAEYLRAPNPGDLRRLLAKAERRGFPGMIGSINCMHWQWKNCPTG; encoded by the coding sequence ATGATGGAAGATTACTTTGTGGAGCGTCTAGTTTTCAGTGAAGAGGTAttccggacaaggtacaggatGAGTCACAACCGCATCTCCAGTGACCTTTGTCGCTATGACTCATACTTTGTCCAGAAATCAGATGCTGCAGGCAAAGTCGGACTACTTTCCCAACAGAAGCTGATATGTTCCTTAAGAATGCTTGCTTATGGTGCCGGGGCAGATCAATGTACTGAGTATTGTTGGTTGGCGAAATCTACATCCATTGAGGCTCTGAAACAATTTACAAGAGGAATCATTAATCTGTACTCGGCAGAATACCTCCGGGCTCCTAATCCGGGCGACCTCAGAAGACTTCTTGCCAAAGCTGAGAGAAGGGGCTTTCCTGGGATGATTGGAAGCATCAACTGCATGCactggcaatggaagaattgcccaACAGGTTAG